GTCCCCTGACTCCACACTTCTGCCAAtgtaggattgttccctacagtatattccCCAGTCCTTTGTCTAAcctagttttaaatgtctgaaGCAACAGGATGTGTACTGCTTTCCCCAGGAGACCATCACACTGCCTAATGAAGCCAATGCTCAGGAAGCTTTTCCCCATTATTCAGCCTCAGTTCTCTTTTTCTTCTATCTAATTTATAGCAATACCCTCTTGTACAGctctaaataattcctcttcagAGAACTAtagtcaatgggaatttcatCTCAACAAAGATTAAGTAAAATTTGAATAAGTACTTTAGGATCTGCCCTACAGTTCTTATTTAATTGAAACAGAATTATGTTATTCTCGGCCTTTTCTGGTGAAGATAGAGAGAAAGAGTGTGTGTGCAAACTCGATATACAACTGTGTGAGTTGAGTTTTTATTTTCAAGACTATTGCTTTTGTTCCCCCAGTGCTGTGCTTCCAATTACATATGCCGCAGCAGATAATATATATTATACAGTACTTACACAATCCAGTCCACCGCTAATATCAAGGATAGATCGTTGGTGGGAAGTCCAATGGCCTCCAGGATAATAGCAATGGTCAGAACACCTCCAGCTGGGACTCCAGCCGCTCCAACgctggctgcagtggcagtcacACTGAGAACGTTTTCAAACACGAGTTAGTGCAAATTCTCTAACACACTCATTCAGTGGTTACAGTGCATATTTTACTACAGGGGCAATTTTAACCAAAGCAAAAGGAGGGGGGCAAATGTAACTTCTTTGTCTACAGATTCTTCCGTATTGGGCCATGTGTTCTGCTGATGTACAGTAATGGAAATGAATACTGTTGGGTACTGAGTGCTGTTATTCTGCAAGAATCAAAACTAGCTATCCAAGGAATGACTCTGCTGCTAATACTACCAGTGTATTTTCAGATGAGCAACGTGCATCACAGTTtatctctgccatgtacatgaaAAATGATAACAGCAATCAAAGTGTGCTGGATGCTTTGCAGTCAGAATTAGAGCTGTTCCTGCCCAGAGGAGTGTAAGTGATCCAAATGGACAACATGCAAGCAAAAGAGCAAGGAAAGGAAGCGGatggctgggaggaaggggagtaCTCAGAATATGTCCCAGGGATGTCTGCGGGATGCAGAATGTTGGTGTCTTCGGGGTGCTAAAAATTACTTGTAGGATCACTGAGGAATTTTGGAGGGTCTTGGGGAGGGATCTGAAGGATGAAAAGGACGGCTCATGGTATATAGGCTATTTCAGGTGTGGAAGGGACAGCCCAGCATGAGGGTGCTTGAGGGAGAAGGTGTTTGATTAACACAGGGATGGGTGCAGTATTGATAGACAAATAGGAGGGCAAAAAAGGGGCATGCAAAAGGATACGCGGAGTAACGGCTCTGAACAGGGCAGTCATGGAAAGCTAGGGATGGGACACAGGCCAGGGCAGAGGCACACAGCACGTGACGGTAAGGCGTATGAAACTGACACAGAAGGTGATGTGGAGCTGCCAAAGCAAGCGCGAGGGGAGCAATGTGGTCAAAGGGCTGCGTGTGGATGATGAACGCGAGGGCAGCATTCTGGATAGACAGGGCACAGGAAAGGCCAGCAGCATGGGCACAGGAAaggccagagaaagggaagttacCGTAGACAAGGTGGGAAATTATCAAGGCAGGAAGGAACACAGCTATTAGCagtgaggaggggaaggaaaggacaGGGTTTGGATTGGTTGTAAAGAAAGAAGTGACTTACTGGCATCCAAACATGAGAGGTAAAGGAGAATAAGGGGTTAAGGAGGATATGGCAGGCAAGGGCATAGGAAAGGCCATGGAATTACCTAGCTTGATGGccaggggatggggaaaggggagctTGAGATGGAGAGAAGAGTTCTGCACAAATGGCGTTTTTGAGATGCTCAGTATCCATTTAAGATTCAGATCTAGCCCTTAATCTCCAAATTTATCAAACCTCCCTAAATTCCAGTACACATCAAAACGaggtttataaagctttaaagaCTCCTGTTGTATTGTTGGATAATACGTTCCACAGCAATGTACAACTGCAGTTCAGAGGTCTGGTTTgggttgtcctggagtctccaggaatcaaagattatgtcatgtgaagAAATcttcaggaatacatccaaccaaaactggcaactgTAGGTCTGGAATTTGAACTGCTAGgtattaaaaaattatttgtgtttaaaaacagaaagacCCCAGGCTTAGCATGGTGTTTGGGGGCCAGGGAGATGTGGTTTGAATTACAAGTAACTTACAGAATAGTAAAGATCTGTCCAGCATTGAGGTCAACATTGTTCAGCTGAGCAATAAACACAGCTGCCACGCACTGGAATATAGCGGCTCCATCCATGTTCACAGTGGCCCCAATAGGAAGGATGAACCTACTGATCCTCTTGTCTACTCCATTGTTTTCTTCAATACACTTGATCATTGATGGGAGAGTAGCTGAGCTAGAAACAGACAGGAAATAAGACAACCATGGAGCAGTGCAGTCCTGTCCAACCCAGTGCATAAGCTGTCAGTTTATTATCATTCTTAGTATTTCCCTAGTACTGCTACATAGAATtctagaccaagattttcaacaCTGACTAGTGACTTTGGGTGCCTGATATGAGAGgtcttaaaagggcctgattttcaaagggcaggTGTGGGGTCagaactttttgaaaatctggacctttATAAtgcctcaaattgggcaccccagatcactagtcccttttgaaaaGCTTGGCCAAGAGCAATGTATAACTATTCTCAGCAAAAGCAACAGCTCCTTTGCAAAGTGGTATTGCCTTCTTCCTTGGTTATGGTTAGGAAAGAGATTTTCTTTAAATGGGAAAGCAAACAGATTCCCCCGTCCCACACACCGTGTCGCTGAAGTTGTTGAAATATGGGCTGCACATCATTGCTAATAATGGCATCAATATTGCAAAAGGTTATGCCCGGATGTAGAGTTAACCCTTCTGGTgtctcactgacatcagtgggaatctGTAAGGGGGATACCATATGCCTAACCACAGtcctttgcagaatcagggccaataTTTGCATCTGAAACTTGTTCAAATTAAAACGTGGATTTAGCATACCATTATTCCATTTCAGAAACAAGCACAATAGCACACCTTGAACAAGTGGCAAAGGCCGTTGCCAATGGCGTTATAAGTCCTAAGAGAAAGCTGAAAGGATTTTTGCGTGTGAATGCAAAATACACAAGCGGCAAAATGATTCCTCCATGGATGACGTGACCCAGAATTGAGGCAAAGATGTATTTTCCCAGGCTGGTTACCAGAAGGACAATATCTTCCATTTCCACAATCTTGCTTCCAACAAGGAACGTAATGCCAATAGGCACATacctatataaagaaaaaaaagggttGTCTTTGATTAATATAAAGCAAGAGGAACAAGCCTTAAAAAGACACCTGCCACTTTCGTTTTTAGGGACCAAATTCTTCCTACCAGGCAACTTGTGTACAGCACTCTTCCCCTACTGAAGgggtgaaatctgcagtgaattCCATGCCTCCAGAACCACAGACTACATGGGGCCATGCGCTCTATACACTTACACTAAACAAATTTACCATGAACTGTGCTCTCTCTTGGTTGCTAAAGGGGACGTTGTCAGGCTAGATAAGCTGTCATTGGCCCTTGGCCTGAAAGTAACATCCAAGAAGGCTGTAAAGTGGCACTGCCAGGAGCGGAGATGGTACAGGAATGTTGGCAGAAGCTATCAGGGAGATTGCATGCCCACAGGAGAGAGTGCAGGAGAAGATGTGTATTGTGGAGTTTTATTCCATCAGCGAGGATGCCAGGTTAGTTCCTGAAGCTCAGAAGGCACAGGGCCAGCCCACGGAAGGCATTTAACTCTAGTATTTGTCTACAACAACTGCACGTCTGGAGTCTCACTCAGGCCTACAGCTCTATACACACACCCATCTACGGACACACCAAATCTTCAGGCATCAATAATTTGTTTGTGGTTTCCTTTGTCAGCAACAGTTTACAGTCCTCAAAGGGAGCTCCTTGGGAGCTGCATTTAGGCCCCAAACACATCTCCAGCCCAAGGAGCCCGGCTGTGTGCTGGGGAATTCCCTGGAgatgaaaagagaagaaattctcaccacagcacagcagctgctaCTCCAGTTTCCAGGCTTACTCTAGTCCCTGGGCCCCCAAAGCAATAGGTGGTGGATCAGAATATGAGTAGATCCACTGACATGTCCCTTCCTCTTCCATCCCACAATCTGCCCCTGCCCTCAAGAGAGAGCCAATGTCACCTCTTGTACAGTACCCCAGTCCTTGCCCTGGCCTGTGTGAGCAGCAGCTCCCCCTCCTTGGCTGGTATGATGAAGGCTTCTCATCTTATTTCAATTTACTTTAACCACTGGCTGACAACAGCCCTTAAAGGTTTGATGGTTGGGTTTGGTTCACAGAAGGGGAGGAGATTCCAGACACTTATCTCGTAAGAACAGTTTTGCCCATCCCTAACTGTTACTTGAAAAGTGTGAGAGATTTTGGATAAATATCAGGAGGACACCGATAGCcttagagaaggaaagagaagtgaGAATTACTGTACATTGCCACGTCAGGCTCAGAAGCATTCCAATAATCCACAAAGAAAAGGATTACATATGGCTGATTAATGTGGAGAGTTAGCTTCATTAATGAGCTGAGTACAAGAACCACCCTCTATCAGTTTTTGATAGCCTACGAATTACACTCCAGAGTGAAAGCCTTAAGCTGCTTTGagacttttaaatttaaatcccTAATGACAGAAATGAACAGAAAGGTCTGTATTTATAAGGTCAGATATTTTGTTGAATCCATTCCActtcttggggaaaaaacagcagtTCAAGTGAAAAAAAACCGCACCTGTCAGGATGTATATACATGGAGTTAGAAAAGGACAGAGCATAATTTGAGAGACTTCCTGAATGGTTGTGGTTCTTCTGGGTGCAGTTTCAGCACCTAGGGTAAGATGCTATTGGCTAAGCATTGTTTGATTGGCAGAATGATATTCCCATTGACAGTTTAGCAGTTTGGGTCTCTTACATAAGGTGTAACCTCCAGCCATTCAGTATACAGTATGTAATGAATGGCAGGCATGACATCTGGGGCTCTGATTGCGATTTCACTTAAACTGGTGTAAAACGAGTTACTCTTCTAGCAGAGTGATTTTAGAAACATGCTTTGAAACTTTTCAGAGGTCTTTGCTGAGTATGACGTTGCTCACTGTGAAGAGTCATAACCAACCTATCCATATGGACATTGAGTGTTTCAGCTGGCAAATCTGATCTAAAATTAACACCTTCTCTTACCCCATCAATAATTACACCTTAGATTAGTAAACCTGGATGAGTGTTTAAAATTCCACTTTCCTCTTTCCACTGTTTCTTTACTTCTTGTTTTGCTCTCAGCTTAGACAATGAAAAACAAATCAGTGGATTCACTTTTACTTTCCTTTATAGTCTTAATGTTGCACGGGTCAAGTTGCAACTACCACACAggaatatttactttttaaaaactgaaattaaaaaaaaaacactggattaaaatatatatatataatattggaaacatttatgattgACCTTAGCTTTTGTAAAATGTGGGGACAAATGAGTTTCAGCTATCTTTTACTGTAATTGTACTTATGGTTTTTCATTTCTATACTTTGGATAGTAGGATAGTTAGTTCTCCTCATACTTTAGCAGGGATCTAAAACTCTCATGGCAAATGTCACACAGAAATGTATGCATGACTGGTCTCTGAGTGTTCATTGACTGGAAATGGCTGGACTCCAGagaagggggtgaaggggaggtCCCACTATTACAATTCTGCAGAAGGAGATAAAATAAACTATCATCAGAGGTTCAGCCTCCTTAGAAAATACATAGACATCCAGCAGATGTGGGAGGAGGGCTATCTCTGGGAGATTAGGAATGTTAATGAGATGTTGGTTtgtaggtagggttgccaaccctccagaattgtctgggagtctccaggaattaaagattaatctttagttaaagattatgtcatgtgttgaaacctccaggaatatgtccaactaAAACTGGCAATCCTATCTGTATGTTGAAAGTATTGGCTCCCATATTCCCTTCCCACCCAGGAACATGAAAGAGGTCTTTCCTATATGAATTGAGACACAAGATCTAAGgggaaatcctggttccactgaagtcaatgacaaaactcctgttgacttcaatagggtcaaGATTTTCACCTATTTTGTCACTCTAATGGGAACTCCTAACTAGTCTTCTTATATGAAGGGACCGAGGTTTTCAGTTGTGTTTTGTCAGTTCTGTGTTCTGTACCCAAGCACTTCTTCAAAAGTAGACTTTCCTTGCAACCCGAGTAATGTTGTGTTATAGTTAAACATATTCTGTTTTCCGAGTGTTTTGCTATATCTGAGTTTGTATTCAGAGCCTGCATTTCAAATAATCATAAGATAAAGGAATGAACTAAAATATGGGATCACAACTGTGCACCTAGTTTGCACATGCAATTATTACAACTGTGCATGCAAATTGGGGTTTTGCATGTACAAATTCCCAACTTGCTTGTGCAGTCACAGTAAAGTTGCATAAAAATTGGGCATGTAATTGTGTACTCACCCAGGCTTCTGGTGCTTAATAAAAatagggcttgattttcaaagtaATCAAAATTGAGTCCTGCAGCTGATTCCTGGAGGACTGCCTGTCATTCTCAAGAGACAGCCTACAGTGCAAGCGACCTTCTGGATATTGCTCATGTGCAAAGAAAGAGGCTACATTCTTTATTTTCAAGAGGCATCACAGATAAACACGGGAGAAAATATAGTGGGCAAAACAGCCATAAAGTACCAGACTCATTCCACTGATGCCATGCCACTCACTCTTTACTCTGGTGATGGATGTGGCATCAAAAACCCAGCTAGGTAGGTAAAGACAGACATTCCTAAACCAGGAAGCACTGCTGTCATGGTAACGTATTTACAACCACACTTACCACATAATCCAAGACACCAAGACCATAGTTGCCTCATTGAATGAGTTAAAGAAACGAATCAGATCTTCTCCTTCTGGGCCAAGCTTTTTCAAAGCTACTCCCAAAACCAGAGcaaacaaaaccagtcccagaaTATTCATCCCTTCGATCTCTGTGGCAATAGGGATCTGTGGTATGAAAATAAACAGCATGTTTGTTACGCATCATACTGATATGGAATTGAATAAAAATGAACCTCTTGTTATTTTGCTGTCTGATAAGTCTGAAATCAGCATGGCAGAACCTCCCAAGGAATGGAAAGGGACATTATGCAAAGCAACCCAACAACACTGCAGAGGAAATAAAAGGGAATGTGCTTCTGTTTCAGTATTCATGGGAACTAGTTAAGGtcagatcctgcagtccttgtgCATGCAAACttccccattgactccagcagtAGTTATCCAGGCATCAGGGCAGAAGGACTGGTACAGGTCAAAATGGTGACAAATCACTCATGGTCAGGACAGAACTGGGGCACTAGTTAAAGGTTAGAAAGTCTCTTCTCCATGGCCCTGGGAGGGAGCATGTTCTGTAAGATATTTCAGGTATCAAAGCTACTCCTATATTTTTGTAAAGCAGGTATCCGCCATAGCTAATTACCCATCGCTACTGATAATACATAGCATTATTTAGTGGGAGGAACCAAACCCTATTCAGGCTTATTCCACCTCCTATAATAACTCGTTTATGCAAACAGCCTCCTGCATTCTAGACTCATGGTTTGCTATTGGTTAGCTACAGATACATTCTACAGGTGGTATTTAGAAAAAAGGTGGGAAATAGTAAAAAGTTCTTAATCCATCTTTCTCTGTCAGCACCATCAGGCTTAGGCGGTGCAAATGAAAACATGCTTCATGTTCTCAGAAATAGTTTGGCTAATTGGTGCAAGTAAGTGGATAATAAAACTGATCTAGCTTTTCACATAAATGAGCTCACGATGTGCTGACAAGCGCTCTCTGCCAGTCCTTTTGAACTCACTTCCCTAGAAGTACTGTGGACTTGTTTGGCATAACAACAAAATAGGATCTGACTGAGTGCTCTCATggcttaataaaaatataatcgtTTTGAcaaaccattttttcccattGACAACACATGCTTCTTAATAGCCCAGGTTGTTTTATTAGCTCATCTAAGCACAATAAAAGATTAGAGGTAATAAATAACTAGACTTCTGGCTAGTTGAAGTAGACATCTGCTCAACACCAGAAAGATAAATATATTCCCAgataaaagtttaaaatgtagAATAAATGTTGACAAAAATTCAGAACACTGATGCACTTCAAATAAAACCAGCAACTTTAAGAGAGAGAATCCTTGTTTGAAGAGTGgcgggggttgggtgcaggggtgtctgggtgcaCAGGGATTGGGCAgacagggggagcagctccctgtacagtgaccccttcCCCAACCCGCGCACTCAAaacccaccccccactgagccccctccaCATCAGGAGCCCCCCACACCTAGAACCCCACCAACAACTCCCTAAACCCTCATTCTGCCGAGTCTCAGCCTGTGTATCAGGCGCCCCCACACTCAGACCCCACACTCCCACCCTACTGAGCCAAAACTAGCTGCACACTGACCCCCTTCACCAAGCCCCCCACTGagccctaaccaccttcacctggactcccctgcagagtcccattccccctgcaccaagcccttgtgcatccagattcccccctgcacccagaccccgcACCgagctgcccgcacccagattgaACCACACAGAATACTGATACTCTTGAGAGGATACTGcaccaaaaagtttaaaaaatttaaattctgcaaagttctgcatattttaattgtcaaaataacacagaaaCACAATAACAAtgtaatcacaccattttcaattcttttggtaatttatttccaAATAATTGTCAGCAAATagttgaaaatggtgtgattatattgtgttattttgacaaataaaatatgcagaattttaaaatattgtgcacagaatttttaacgTTTCGGTGtggaattccctcaggaataggTGATGCACAGGTCAGAAAGAACCCAATCTGAATCAGATTCCAAGCTGCGTTTGCTTGCAGGAAGTAAGGAAAAGGAGTGTCAGTAGAGCTGCTAAAATTTTTTCTAACTGAacattttttccatcagaaaattccCTTTTGTTGAACTCGAAACTTTTCATGGGAATGTGTTCATATTGATGAATTTTCATTtcggaaaaaaattgaaaaaaaatcattttaataagGTCAAAATGACCTTATCAGAACGTTTTGATTACTCactttgaaatgattttttgttttgaaatcttATAGTATAAAAATTTCAAACattaaaatcagaacaaaatgtttcatttttgaaattttcattttgcaaTAAATGTTTTCTCTCCTCTACATGAAAGGATTTATTTAAGTATATTTACTTATGTATGCTTATTTACACAaacagtggagttactcctaaaTTACCCTGGTTCAACTGAAAGAAGAATTTTCATTACCAGTGCACCAGGCCAAATTTTGCCAGGAGTTGACACCCCAGTGAGCTGCATGGACTCAGGCCCACTGTACTTATCTGACTGGGCTTTAGCTGCCAAGCACGCTTTGGGATGCACTTTGAAAACcatgtttctgtttctttttcttcgAAGATTTGAATGTGACTTTTGGCAGCTTAAAAGGTGGCATtcttttctgttctcttctcttTTAATTTTTACA
This genomic window from Eretmochelys imbricata isolate rEreImb1 chromosome 3, rEreImb1.hap1, whole genome shotgun sequence contains:
- the SLC1A4 gene encoding neutral amino acid transporter A isoform X2 — encoded protein: MNILGLVLFALVLGVALKKLGPEGEDLIRFFNSFNEATMVLVSWIMWYVPIGITFLVGSKIVEMEDIVLLVTSLGKYIFASILGHVIHGGIILPLVYFAFTRKNPFSFLLGLITPLATAFATCSSSATLPSMIKCIEENNGVDKRISRFILPIGATVNMDGAAIFQCVAAVFIAQLNNVDLNAGQIFTILVTATAASVGAAGVPAGGVLTIAIILEAIGLPTNDLSLILAVDWIVDRTTTVVNVEGDALGAGILHYLNQKEMKAKEQELNEVNVEAIPNCKSEGETSPLVTHRNQVPTPASTAEPESKESVL